Proteins found in one Corallococcus exiguus genomic segment:
- the dusB gene encoding tRNA dihydrouridine synthase DusB → MLKLGPYTLPNPYILAPMAGVSERPFRVIAFRLGAALCPTELVSAQGLMRQNQRTLKYLRYDPDVEKPYSLQIFGGEPEAMAQAAQVGKAAGAQVIDINMGCPVKKVVRNGAGSGLLCDVPRAADIVRSIREATGLPVTCKIRSGWDARTLNYLKVAEALQEAGCAGLALHPRTREQGYSGQANWDHIADLKRHFPELPIMGNGDVKTVADAHRMLDSTGCDFVMIGRGALGNPWLFRELSGGPPATPEERCELVLEHVRAHAEFVGEPLSAVRSFRRHLAWYAHGLKGAAHFRSEVNGLDSPEAVEDSVRRFFAGADTDPTAPLEEPEVDYRAALG, encoded by the coding sequence ATGCTGAAGCTGGGTCCCTACACGCTCCCCAACCCCTACATCCTCGCGCCCATGGCCGGCGTGAGCGAGCGCCCCTTCCGCGTCATCGCCTTCCGGCTGGGCGCGGCCCTCTGCCCCACGGAGCTGGTCAGCGCGCAGGGCCTGATGCGCCAGAACCAGCGCACGCTCAAGTACCTGCGCTACGACCCGGACGTGGAGAAGCCCTACTCGCTCCAGATTTTCGGAGGCGAGCCGGAGGCCATGGCCCAGGCCGCGCAGGTGGGCAAGGCCGCGGGCGCGCAGGTCATCGACATCAACATGGGCTGCCCGGTGAAGAAGGTGGTGCGCAACGGCGCCGGCAGCGGCCTCTTGTGCGACGTGCCTCGCGCCGCCGACATCGTCCGCTCCATCCGTGAAGCCACCGGCCTGCCCGTCACCTGTAAAATCCGCTCGGGCTGGGACGCGCGCACGCTCAACTATCTGAAGGTGGCGGAGGCGCTGCAGGAGGCGGGGTGCGCGGGGCTCGCCCTGCACCCTCGCACGCGCGAGCAGGGCTACTCGGGGCAGGCGAACTGGGACCACATCGCGGACCTGAAGCGCCACTTCCCGGAGCTGCCCATCATGGGCAACGGGGACGTGAAGACGGTGGCGGATGCCCACCGCATGCTGGACAGCACCGGCTGCGACTTCGTGATGATTGGCCGGGGCGCCCTGGGCAACCCGTGGCTCTTCCGCGAACTTTCGGGCGGCCCGCCCGCCACGCCGGAGGAGCGCTGTGAGCTGGTGCTGGAGCACGTCCGGGCCCACGCGGAGTTCGTCGGGGAGCCCTTGAGCGCGGTGCGCTCCTTCCGCCGGCACCTGGCCTGGTACGCCCACGGCCTCAAGGGCGCGGCGCACTTCCGCTCGGAGGTGAACGGGCTGGACTCGCCGGAGGCGGTGGAGGACAGCGTGCGCCGCTTCTTCGCGGGCGCGGACACGGACCCCACGGCACCTCTAGAGGAGCCAGAGGTGGACTACCGCGCGGCGCTGGGCTGA
- a CDS encoding site-2 protease family protein has translation MFRFRLGSVPVHVHTSHLLFSAVFAYQSLPLPGRHSGAGWLGDQLADAASPGHMGAVVTYVLAWMFIVFVSVLVHELGHAVAFRFFGYQPSVDLVFMGGVTRPNTDAPLPWHKDVVSSFAGPLAGLALGVLCWAVLMQVRGRSEVADFFLSNFFFANMVWAVLNLLPVPPLDGGHISTALATRMFGRRGFIVSHVLALGLCVGLVLLSIKSGALFMGVLFAMFGFQAFRVLTDVMRVRNEAKEEVGPNAQALREAQQALREDRLDDAWRQGNRVLETEGLSPGLTSRTHYLLGWVALKQGHGRPALDHFSQVQGQPVEMHAVAAAFSLVGDDARAVGYWKQAWGESQDRTVMHEYAGALIRLGQVNEALRLPGVDPAAAFRCAERALFIRGAYSEAAAVGEAALKHVPDPGIAYDAACAFARAGNVTDAVRLLQRAEGLGFKDAAYASSDEDLAHLHGHPAFEEWLARLRPAASS, from the coding sequence ATGTTCCGTTTTCGGCTCGGGAGCGTCCCCGTCCACGTCCACACGAGTCACCTGCTCTTCTCCGCGGTGTTCGCCTACCAGTCCCTGCCCCTGCCGGGCCGGCACTCGGGTGCCGGGTGGCTGGGGGACCAGCTGGCCGACGCCGCGTCGCCCGGGCACATGGGCGCGGTGGTGACCTACGTGCTGGCGTGGATGTTCATCGTCTTCGTGTCCGTGCTCGTCCATGAGCTGGGGCACGCGGTGGCCTTCCGCTTCTTTGGTTACCAGCCGAGCGTGGACCTGGTGTTCATGGGCGGCGTGACGCGGCCCAACACGGACGCGCCCCTGCCCTGGCACAAGGACGTGGTGAGCAGCTTCGCGGGTCCGCTGGCGGGGCTGGCGCTGGGCGTCCTGTGCTGGGCGGTGCTGATGCAGGTGCGGGGCCGCTCGGAGGTGGCGGACTTCTTCCTGAGCAACTTCTTCTTCGCCAACATGGTGTGGGCGGTGCTGAACCTGCTGCCGGTGCCTCCCTTGGATGGAGGGCACATCAGCACGGCGCTGGCGACGCGGATGTTCGGGCGGCGGGGCTTCATCGTGTCGCACGTGCTGGCGCTGGGCCTGTGCGTGGGCCTGGTGCTGCTGAGCATCAAGAGCGGGGCCCTGTTCATGGGCGTCCTCTTCGCCATGTTCGGCTTCCAGGCGTTCCGCGTGCTGACGGACGTGATGCGCGTGCGCAACGAGGCGAAGGAGGAGGTGGGCCCCAACGCCCAGGCCCTGCGCGAGGCGCAGCAGGCGCTGCGCGAGGACCGGCTGGACGACGCGTGGCGGCAGGGCAACCGGGTGCTGGAGACGGAGGGCCTGTCCCCGGGGCTCACCAGCCGGACCCATTACCTGCTGGGCTGGGTGGCGCTGAAGCAGGGCCACGGGCGGCCCGCGCTGGACCACTTCTCCCAGGTGCAGGGCCAGCCGGTGGAGATGCACGCGGTGGCGGCGGCGTTCTCCCTGGTGGGGGATGACGCTCGGGCGGTGGGCTACTGGAAGCAGGCGTGGGGTGAGTCGCAGGACCGCACCGTGATGCACGAGTACGCGGGCGCGCTCATCCGCCTGGGCCAGGTGAACGAGGCACTGCGACTGCCCGGCGTGGACCCGGCGGCCGCGTTCCGGTGCGCGGAGCGGGCGCTGTTCATCCGGGGCGCCTATTCGGAGGCCGCGGCGGTGGGCGAGGCGGCGCTGAAGCACGTGCCGGACCCGGGCATCGCGTACGACGCGGCCTGCGCCTTCGCGCGCGCGGGCAACGTGACGGACGCGGTGCGGTTGCTCCAGCGGGCGGAAGGCCTGGGCTTCAAGGACGCGGCCTACGCCTCCTCCGACGAGGACCTGGCGCACCTGCACGGCCACCCCGCCTTCGAGGAGTGGCTGGCGCGGCTGCGGCCGGCCGCGTCGTCCTGA
- a CDS encoding excinuclease ABC subunit A, whose translation MAAKKKTAKKAATKKTATKKTARKAPAAKRGTAKKAVAKKPAAKKAAKKKTASRRKAATPAAPSTPEA comes from the coding sequence ATGGCCGCGAAGAAGAAGACCGCGAAGAAGGCCGCGACGAAGAAGACCGCGACGAAGAAGACCGCCCGCAAGGCCCCTGCCGCCAAGCGCGGTACGGCCAAGAAGGCCGTCGCGAAGAAGCCGGCCGCCAAGAAGGCCGCCAAGAAGAAGACCGCTTCCCGCCGGAAGGCCGCGACCCCCGCGGCCCCGTCGACCCCGGAAGCCTGA
- a CDS encoding RNA polymerase sigma factor: MPASPGASGDSDEVLMERFCQGDAQAFDALFQRYARPVQGYLARLTGSPATAEDLAQLTFLSLVRARGRYQAGARVRPWLYAIATNAARDHARRHRRPEDLTPEGELPLTAVADTPEPRDAGLERAVQRALAQLPEGQRLPILMHRFEGMGFAEIAEALGLTESAVKVRAHRGYARLRELLAPLQQETSR; this comes from the coding sequence ATGCCGGCATCTCCGGGAGCTTCCGGCGACTCGGACGAGGTGTTGATGGAGCGGTTCTGCCAGGGGGACGCGCAGGCGTTCGACGCGCTCTTCCAGCGCTACGCGCGCCCCGTCCAGGGCTACCTGGCGCGCCTCACCGGCAGCCCCGCCACTGCCGAGGACCTGGCCCAGCTCACCTTCCTGTCCCTGGTGCGCGCGCGGGGCCGCTATCAGGCCGGGGCCCGCGTCCGGCCCTGGCTGTACGCCATCGCCACCAACGCCGCGCGCGACCATGCGCGCCGCCACCGCCGCCCGGAGGACCTCACTCCAGAGGGGGAATTGCCCCTCACCGCAGTGGCGGACACGCCGGAGCCTCGCGACGCGGGTCTGGAGCGCGCGGTGCAACGCGCCCTGGCGCAGCTTCCCGAAGGCCAGCGGCTGCCCATCCTCATGCACCGCTTCGAGGGCATGGGCTTCGCTGAAATCGCCGAGGCCCTGGGCCTCACAGAGAGCGCGGTGAAGGTCCGCGCCCACCGGGGCTACGCGCGCCTGCGCGAGCTGCTCGCCCCTCTTCAGCAGG
- a CDS encoding glycoside hydrolase family 1 protein, with the protein MSSAALTFPSSFTFGVATSAYQVEGGIENDWAEWERLGKLKEPHARCGIAVDHWRRYAEDYALAKAVGATAFRLSLEWARIEPERGRFDGAVLEGYRERLLKLRAMGLRPVVTLHHFTHPTWFHASTPWHLPESLEAFRQYVRRCAPLLEGLDALVISFNEPMVLLLGGYLQGLMPPGIADGAKTMAALGNMVRAHVIAREELGQHLGRVELGISQNMLAFAPDRWWHPLDRSLVRLAAPAYNHAFHEALSSGHLRVFMPGVASTDVRIEGARDSVEFVGVNYYTRAHLRFMPRPPFIDFKYRDPDGRGLTDIGWEQRPEGFLQLLQEVKRYGKPVWVTENGIDDRKGTVRPEYLHAHLRQVLAAREAGVDVQGYLYWSLLDNFEWLEGWGPRFGLYHVDFDTLERRPTPACDYFRAVATGRVLVSPGSGTAQPSAAR; encoded by the coding sequence ATGAGCTCCGCCGCGCTGACCTTCCCCTCGTCCTTCACCTTCGGCGTCGCCACTTCCGCGTACCAGGTGGAGGGCGGCATCGAGAACGACTGGGCCGAGTGGGAGCGGCTGGGGAAGTTGAAGGAGCCCCATGCGAGATGCGGCATCGCGGTGGACCACTGGCGCCGCTACGCGGAGGACTACGCCCTGGCGAAGGCGGTGGGAGCCACGGCGTTCCGGCTGTCGCTGGAGTGGGCGCGAATCGAGCCCGAGCGCGGCCGGTTCGATGGCGCGGTGCTGGAGGGCTACCGCGAGCGGCTCTTGAAGCTGCGCGCGATGGGCCTGCGGCCGGTGGTGACGCTCCATCACTTCACCCACCCCACGTGGTTCCACGCGTCCACGCCCTGGCACCTTCCGGAGAGCCTGGAGGCCTTCCGCCAGTACGTGCGCCGGTGCGCGCCCCTGCTGGAGGGGCTGGACGCGCTCGTCATCTCCTTCAACGAACCGATGGTCCTCTTGTTGGGCGGCTACCTTCAGGGCCTGATGCCGCCGGGCATCGCGGACGGGGCGAAGACGATGGCCGCGCTCGGGAACATGGTGCGCGCGCACGTCATCGCTCGGGAAGAGCTGGGCCAGCACCTGGGCCGGGTGGAGCTGGGCATCTCCCAGAACATGCTCGCGTTCGCGCCGGACCGCTGGTGGCATCCCCTGGACCGCTCGCTGGTGAGGCTGGCGGCCCCGGCCTACAACCACGCGTTCCACGAGGCGCTGTCGTCCGGCCACCTGCGCGTGTTCATGCCGGGCGTGGCGTCCACGGACGTGCGCATCGAGGGGGCGCGCGACTCCGTGGAGTTCGTGGGCGTCAACTACTACACGCGCGCGCACCTGCGCTTCATGCCGCGCCCGCCCTTCATCGACTTCAAGTACCGCGACCCGGACGGGCGCGGGCTCACCGACATCGGGTGGGAGCAGCGGCCCGAGGGCTTCCTCCAGCTCCTTCAGGAGGTGAAGCGCTACGGCAAGCCGGTGTGGGTCACGGAGAACGGCATCGACGACCGCAAGGGGACGGTGCGGCCGGAGTACCTCCACGCGCACCTGCGCCAGGTGCTGGCCGCGCGCGAGGCCGGCGTGGACGTGCAGGGCTACCTTTATTGGAGCCTGCTGGACAACTTCGAGTGGCTGGAGGGTTGGGGCCCGCGCTTCGGCCTCTACCACGTCGACTTCGACACGCTGGAGCGCCGCCCCACCCCGGCCTGCGACTACTTCCGCGCCGTGGCCACCGGGCGCGTGCTGGTGTCACCGGGCTCTGGCACGGCTCAGCCCAGCGCCGCGCGGTAG
- a CDS encoding NFACT RNA binding domain-containing protein, with the protein MSLRPVEFGEVVAEAAARLVGAVAQKAWCPLPRLAYVELRVPGRSVVLCLCAEGELSRLSVAEDRFPTPGEPAPFQRWLRQELTGFKLQAARYLEESRAIILEFDREGVRRRLVMEVGAPGGLLLLSDNNRVLMLSGEGFGPRRNLYPGAQWSPPEPVSAEALAKGRAQPSRLEPKEDDTLPRLQAAERVLGQKDRTSRADTIRRRLAQPYRARLKRSSRTLEKVRAEAQRGPEAEKHREVGELLAQNLHRLKRGASQVTLTSYTEAGVEEVQVKLDPKRTPKEEADWHFHQYRRLLRGVEQARHREAELAREVAHAQTALTQIEAMDDAALLAQVEVLQVTQGEEGPKGGLPFKEYVGHGGARIWVGRGAEDNDQLTFKVARPWHLWLHARGLPGSHVVVPVEKNAEVAQEVLLDAAHLALHHSGAKGEPRGEVSYMPVKFVRKLKGAAPGQVTYAREKTFVVRMEPERLERLLKSRHGDPGSLA; encoded by the coding sequence ATGTCGCTGCGTCCGGTGGAGTTCGGTGAGGTCGTGGCGGAGGCCGCGGCCCGGCTGGTGGGCGCGGTGGCCCAGAAGGCGTGGTGCCCGCTTCCCCGCCTGGCCTACGTGGAGCTGCGCGTCCCGGGCAGATCGGTCGTGCTGTGCCTCTGCGCCGAAGGCGAGCTGTCCCGCCTGTCCGTCGCGGAGGACCGCTTCCCCACGCCAGGCGAGCCCGCTCCCTTCCAGCGTTGGCTGCGCCAGGAGCTCACCGGCTTCAAGCTCCAGGCCGCGCGCTACCTGGAGGAGAGCCGCGCCATCATCCTGGAGTTCGATCGCGAAGGCGTGCGCCGCCGGCTGGTGATGGAGGTGGGCGCGCCCGGGGGACTGCTGCTCCTCAGCGATAACAACCGGGTGCTGATGCTCTCCGGCGAAGGCTTCGGCCCCAGGCGCAACCTCTATCCCGGAGCGCAGTGGTCGCCACCGGAGCCCGTGTCCGCGGAGGCGCTGGCGAAGGGCCGCGCGCAGCCTTCACGTCTGGAGCCGAAGGAAGACGACACGCTGCCCAGGCTGCAGGCCGCCGAGCGGGTGCTCGGACAGAAGGACCGCACCAGCCGCGCGGACACCATCCGCCGCCGGCTCGCGCAGCCGTACCGGGCGAGGCTGAAGCGCTCCTCCCGCACATTGGAGAAGGTGCGCGCGGAGGCCCAGCGCGGCCCGGAGGCGGAGAAGCACCGCGAAGTGGGCGAGCTGCTCGCGCAGAACCTGCACCGGCTCAAGCGAGGCGCGTCCCAGGTGACGCTCACCTCCTATACGGAGGCGGGCGTGGAGGAGGTCCAGGTGAAGCTGGACCCGAAGCGCACCCCGAAGGAGGAGGCGGACTGGCACTTCCACCAGTACCGGCGCCTGCTGCGCGGCGTGGAGCAGGCCCGCCACCGCGAGGCGGAGCTCGCGCGAGAGGTCGCCCACGCGCAGACGGCGCTCACGCAGATTGAAGCCATGGATGACGCCGCGCTGCTCGCGCAGGTGGAAGTGCTCCAGGTGACCCAGGGGGAAGAGGGGCCAAAGGGAGGCCTCCCCTTCAAGGAGTACGTGGGCCATGGCGGCGCGCGCATCTGGGTGGGGCGCGGTGCGGAGGACAACGACCAGCTCACCTTCAAGGTGGCCCGTCCGTGGCACCTCTGGCTGCACGCGCGGGGATTGCCGGGCAGTCACGTGGTGGTGCCGGTGGAGAAGAACGCGGAGGTGGCGCAGGAGGTGCTCCTGGACGCGGCGCACCTCGCGCTGCACCACTCGGGGGCCAAGGGCGAACCTCGCGGCGAGGTGAGCTACATGCCGGTGAAGTTCGTGCGCAAGCTGAAGGGCGCTGCCCCCGGGCAGGTGACATATGCCCGGGAGAAGACCTTCGTGGTGCGCATGGAGCCGGAGCGGCTGGAGCGGCTGCTCAAGTCGCGCCATGGCGACCCGGGCAGCCTGGCCTGA